One genomic window of Gossypium hirsutum isolate 1008001.06 chromosome D11, Gossypium_hirsutum_v2.1, whole genome shotgun sequence includes the following:
- the LOC121223182 gene encoding 2-methylbutanal oxime monooxygenase has translation MTETYKDWHKKLPFALYAYRTSVQTFTGATPFFLVYGIEAVLPIEVEIPSLRVLMKSKLEESEWIRARYDQLNLIEGKCLKAICHGQMYKKRMITTHDKNVRPREFCEGELWLPSILFLTVLTFLLLKKEKNERMKGIKVPPGPPKLPLIGSFHLLGKFPHRSLEKLSKKYGSIMLLQLGSVPTVIVSSAKTAEQASPKSVNLNEKIFALADGIIGTIAFGKIYGTDQLFHNVLGEAMNMLDSFLVEDFFPMIGRIIDALTGLSGRLEKSFHQFDGYLQMVLDQYLDHARPKPEQEDLVDFLIRLMKDESNIFRVTENCVRAMLFDAFMGGIVTTSTTILRAMSELKKNPRVMNKVQAGIRNCIGKKAKVEG, from the exons atgactgagacatataaagattggcacaaGAAGCTACCATTCGCTTTATACGCATACCGCACCTCTGTACAGACATTTacaggagcaactcctttctTCTTGGTCTACGGGATAGAAGCTGTTCTGCCCATCGAAGTGGAGATCCCATCCCTACGCGTCTTGATGAAGTCAAAACTAGAAGAATCAGAATGgattcgagctcgatatgatcagctaaACCTTATCGAAGGGAAATGcttgaaggcaatttgtcatgggcaaatgtacaaGAAGAGAATGATCACGACCCACGACAAAAATGTGCGGCCAAGAGAATTCTGCGAAGGGGAGCTC TGGCTGCCTTCCATTCTTTTCCTCACAGTACTTACATTTCTTCTTTTAAAGAAGGAGAAGAATGAGAGAATGAAAGGTATTAAGGTTCCTCCAGGCCCTCCAAAGCTCCCTCTCATTGGGAGCTTCCATCTTTTGGGCAAATTTCCTCATCGTTCCCTTGAAAAATTGTCCAAGAAATACGGCTCCATCATGTTATTGCAGCTAGGTAGCGTGCCTACGGTGATTGTTTCGTCAGCTAAAACAGCTGAACAA GCTTCACCAAAATCGGTCAACCTCAACGAAAAGATATTTGCGCTCGCAGATGGTATCATCGGAACCATTGCTTTCGGTAAGATATACGGAACAGACCAATTATTCCACAATGTTCTTGGTGAAGCCATGAACATGTTGGATAGCTTCTTGGTCGAGGATTTTTTCCCAATGATAGGAAGAATTATAGATGCTTTGACAGGGCTTAGTGGTAGGCTTGAGAAGAGCTTTCACCAGTTTGATGGTTACCTCCAAATGGTGCTTGACCAATATTTGGATCATGCAAGGCCGAAACCAGAGCAAGAGGATCTTGTTGATTTCTTGATAAGATTAATGAAAGATGAAAGCAACATTTTCAGGGTAACAGAGAATTGTGTAAGGGCCATGCTCTTT GATGCTTTTATGGGCGGCATAGTCACCACTTCTACAACGATTTTAAGGGCAATGTCAGAGTTGAAAAAGAACCCAAGAGTGATGAACAAGGTGCAAGCTGGAATAAGAAACTGCATTGGGAAGAAAGCAAAAGTAGAAGGATAA